atatatatatatatatatatatgtataatgCAATAATAGtttattcattatatatatataaaattaatatatttgtttcttgaaaaaataaataaacaaacaaaaaatatgaaaaagaaaaaaaatgaaaaaaatagaaacagatatttatttatttatttttttttttttttttttttttttttttttttttcgccattattcatattttatgattaaaactatttcaatttttttttaatatcttctaatttaaaaataaaaagattttctaaaaaaataaaataatatctCATGATCTTTTGATAGAGatcttataaatataatttatcatattaaGCTGgctattatatatatatatatatatgtgtcTATTTAATTATAAGGTTACTATGTAACATTAATTTTgtaaacaaaaaaagaaaaagagtgaaaaaaaaaaaggaaaaaaattaaaaaataatatacattatataaatgaatttGTGACGCTAATTATTGTGTGGTATGACTGtagatttatataaatattatgtttcaaaaaaattattccTTGTTTTGCCATTTACTAAATACACtgaatttattatttactaacattctataatatatgaaatacATCCAAAAGgatatatgtaaataaaacaaaatgtTCATCGAAATATTTAACATCATTTTACTTCCTATACCTATCATgaggaaataaaaaaaaaaaatatatatatatataaataaataagtaatatataaatatataatataaataaatatttcaatatatatatatatttttttttttttattaatacCTGCCCACTCTTCATTGTCCATTTgtatatagaaaatattattttttggATCGAAATTTGTTTTGGGCACCCCAACTAAAGCAGCTCGTGAAAAGTCATGATTTAAATCTAAATATCTAGCACAACGttttgttttctttttaaataatgatataaaatttcTTATATTCCAATAAATAAAACTTCCATGTGTAGGTTtactaatatatattaattttttattataaacattAGACACATTATGATTTCCATTCCTTACAAATTCGTTAACAGTGTTTTTGGCTAGATGGTCAATTTTGCCCATTGTCAAAAATTACacacataaataaaatataaataaataaataaataaatatatatatatatatatatatatatatatattattctccagttatatttatatttaaaatatataatttattttaaataaaa
The window above is part of the Plasmodium gaboni strain SY75 chromosome Unknown, whole genome shotgun sequence genome. Proteins encoded here:
- a CDS encoding hypothetical protein (conserved Plasmodium protein, unknown function), whose translation is MGKIDHLAKNTVNEFVRNGNHNVSNVYNKKLIYISKPTHGSFIYWNIRNFISLFKKKTKRCARYLDLNHDFSRAALVGVPKTNFDPKNNIFYIQMDNEEWAGIGSKMMLNISMNILFYLHISFWMYFIYYRMLVNNKFSVFSKWQNKE